One window from the genome of Deltaproteobacteria bacterium encodes:
- a CDS encoding carboxyl transferase domain-containing protein → MKAYFEKMVDFGKPLTEKQIKSTEESVKQIREVEKKITEAVEKVKKAGISTEEINKRGEMTVYQRLEYLLDPGTWCPLHTLFDPMDEESGTTGVVDGLGKISGKWAVVIGFDNKVMAGAWIAGQAENILRVTDMAKNLYLPLVWLVNCSGVKLPEQEKVYANRRGSGTTFFRHAELEQLGIPVLAGIYGTNPAGGGYQGISPTILLAHKNCNIAVGGGGIVSGMSPKGFFDEEGAEMIIDATRKFKSVPPGRVEIHYDSTGFFRAVFETEEGVLDALKEYMKYLPAYHPKFFRVAEPKEPKFSAAEIDRLVPFNQKLAYNFEEVLARLTDNSEHMEFRPDYGPEVYTGLAKVDGFAVGIIGNRQGFLPKGYPEYAPYPGVGGKFYRQGLIKLNEFVTQCGRDRLPIIWFQDTSGIDVGDIAEKAELLGLGQSLIYSIEQTNMPMMCVVLRKGTAAAHYIMGGPQANNNNIFTLGTPTTEIYVMHGETAAVASFARRLVKEKDAGRPLKPTIEKMNILAQEYHDKSRPLYCAQTGFVDEIVSFADMRKYMVAFAGSAYQNPRSICPHNHMMLPRLIKG, encoded by the coding sequence ATGAAAGCATATTTTGAGAAAATGGTTGATTTCGGTAAACCCTTAACCGAAAAACAAATTAAGAGTACAGAAGAAAGTGTCAAACAGATCAGAGAGGTTGAAAAAAAGATTACTGAGGCTGTGGAGAAAGTGAAAAAGGCGGGAATTTCCACAGAAGAAATTAATAAAAGGGGGGAAATGACCGTCTACCAGAGGCTGGAATATTTGTTGGACCCGGGAACCTGGTGCCCCTTGCACACCCTCTTTGACCCCATGGATGAGGAATCAGGGACAACTGGCGTGGTCGATGGACTGGGTAAGATCAGCGGAAAATGGGCAGTGGTCATCGGTTTTGACAATAAAGTAATGGCGGGGGCCTGGATTGCCGGTCAGGCAGAAAATATTTTGCGGGTTACCGACATGGCCAAGAACCTCTATCTACCTCTGGTTTGGTTAGTGAATTGCAGTGGGGTGAAGCTCCCCGAACAGGAGAAGGTATACGCCAACCGGAGGGGAAGCGGGACCACCTTCTTCCGGCATGCTGAACTTGAGCAATTGGGGATTCCAGTTCTTGCCGGAATTTATGGGACCAACCCGGCAGGGGGGGGATACCAAGGGATCAGCCCCACCATCCTTTTGGCCCATAAGAATTGCAATATCGCCGTCGGGGGAGGCGGCATTGTCAGCGGGATGAGTCCCAAAGGGTTTTTTGACGAGGAAGGGGCCGAGATGATTATTGACGCCACAAGAAAGTTTAAGAGCGTTCCTCCTGGACGGGTGGAGATTCATTACGACTCCACTGGTTTCTTCCGGGCTGTCTTTGAAACGGAAGAAGGGGTTTTGGATGCTCTGAAAGAATACATGAAGTACCTCCCTGCCTATCATCCCAAGTTTTTCAGGGTGGCCGAGCCCAAAGAACCTAAGTTTTCAGCCGCAGAGATCGACCGGCTGGTTCCCTTCAATCAAAAGCTGGCTTACAATTTTGAAGAGGTTCTTGCCCGGCTGACGGATAACAGTGAACACATGGAGTTCCGACCTGATTATGGCCCGGAGGTCTACACCGGCCTGGCAAAAGTTGATGGCTTTGCGGTCGGGATTATTGGCAATCGGCAGGGATTCTTGCCCAAGGGATACCCTGAATATGCTCCCTACCCCGGCGTCGGCGGAAAGTTTTATCGGCAAGGGCTGATCAAGTTGAATGAGTTCGTCACGCAGTGCGGCAGAGACCGGCTGCCCATCATTTGGTTTCAGGATACATCCGGCATCGATGTAGGAGACATAGCCGAAAAAGCTGAGCTCCTGGGGTTGGGGCAGTCCTTGATTTACTCCATCGAGCAGACGAATATGCCGATGATGTGCGTGGTTCTAAGAAAAGGAACGGCCGCTGCTCATTACATTATGGGCGGGCCCCAAGCGAATAATAATAACATTTTTACTTTAGGAACCCCTACGACAGAAATTTATGTAATGCACGGGGAAACAGCCGCGGTGGCCTCTTTTGCCAGAAGATTGGTTAAGGAAAAAGACGCAGGTCGCCCCTTAAAGCCCACCATTGAAAAGATGAATATCCTGGCCCAGGAGTATCATGATAAATCGCGGCCCCTTTACT